The region TCCGCACCCTTATCAACAACTTGATCATCGGTGTCACCAAGGGCTTCAAGTACAAGATGCGTTACGTCTATGCCCATTTCCCCATCAACGTCAACCTTGACGTCAACAAGGAGACTGGCAACCACGTCGTCGAGATTCGGTATGTTACGAACGAATGTGCAGCCCCAGGGTGGCAGAGTGTGGGAGATGTGACGAACACTTGGAACTTGGCAACATGGGAGAAGAATTTGGGCTGACGAGCGGGTGTGTTACAGCAACTTCGTCGGTGAGAAGCTCGTCCGCACTGTCGTGATGCAGCCcggtgttgaggttgaggcctCCAAGGCTCAGAAGGATGAGCTCATCCTCCAGGGTAACTCCCTCGAGGCTGTTTCCCAGAGCGCCGCCGATATCCAGCAGATCTGCAGAGTGCGGAACAAGGATATCCGTAAGGTGTGTGAAGGCCCCAGCTACGGTGGACCAACAGCCACTTTGCTACAGTGCTACAGTGCTACGAGGAAGATAAGGTTTATGGTGCTAACACTGCTTCTAGTTCTTGGACGGTATCTACGTTTCCGAGAAGGGCAACGTTGAGGAGGAGTAAAGAAAATGACCACGGGTTTCTTTGTGCTTTATGGGGTTACACCGGAATGGCAAGGGGTCATGGGCATTTGCATATTTCTTGTAGCGTAAAAAACGCTGCTGGCAAAATGggcaacctccttctcaaccaaACGGGTTTGCGGTGTGCATACCAATATCACGTCTTCGAGGTCACGCCTGTTTTTTCTCGAGCTAATGATGACGATTTGCTCTCGCCTGTATTTGGGCGATGATGATACCCAGAGCAGACTGGTGATTCAGTTATCACGGGCGGAGCCAAGGTGTTTCTCGTGGGAAAAGCATGTGTCAATTACTCCCGGACGGAAAATGAATTTGGAAGTAACAAGCAAGTCAAACTACTGCGTGTTTCTAACCTCTGATATTTGATATATGAGCATGGTGACTTTATGGGACCCCCTTTTGTCCTTGATATCGCGTCTAGACAATTCCAGCTTGAAGCAATAGCAGGTCCAGAGAGCATTACATGGACTCTGGGGGCATCAGCAAGATTACATGGATTGATTGATTCCATGAGAGGCGCCAGCTACCATCCAGGTCTTTGGTTTGGCAGGGTTGCTTTCGTCAACTTAGATCACCACGCTCCACCGTTGCCAAAAGCCTAGCTTATCCCCGCGCTT is a window of Podospora pseudopauciseta strain CBS 411.78 chromosome 1, whole genome shotgun sequence DNA encoding:
- the RPL9B gene encoding 60S ribosomal protein L9B (EggNog:ENOG503NWQY; COG:J): MRYIHSEETIEVPENVKISIKSRLVTVEGPRGKLTKDLSHIAVNFSVIKKGVIGLEIHHGNRKNVAALRTVRTLINNLIIGVTKGFKYKMRYVYAHFPINVNLDVNKETGNHVVEIRNFVGEKLVRTVVMQPGVEVEASKAQKDELILQGNSLEAVSQSAADIQQICRVRNKDIRKFLDGIYVSEKGNVEEE